One window of the Hippocampus zosterae strain Florida chromosome 8, ASM2543408v3, whole genome shotgun sequence genome contains the following:
- the reep6 gene encoding receptor expression-enhancing protein 6 isoform X1, with the protein MGLLSFLSAAKERAEKFLNEKNIVTDFLGKVEEKTGVKKKILAAGAVSVTGLYLVYGYGASLLCNLIGFVYPAYYSVKAIESPSKDDDTKWLTYWVVYGVFSLGEFFSDIFLYWFPFYYAFKCLFLLWCMAPVAWNGSRVLYDRVVRPVFLRHEAAVDNMVSDLSGKAMSAAENLTREVLSTLVKNKALVSPEAKGLPSATGDSVERRKTVARPREQEEVRTAQSQSLQKPQATTPSSLK; encoded by the exons ATGGGCCTGCTCAGCTTCCTGTCTGCGGCCAAAGAACGAGCCGAGAAGTTCCTCAACGAGAAGAACATCGTCACCGACTTCCTGGGCAAGGTGGAGGAGAAGACGGGAGTCAAGAAGAAGATCCTCGCCGCCG GTGCCGTCTCGGTGACGGGACTCTACCTGGTCTACGGTTACGGCGCCTCCCTGCTCTGCAACCTGATCGGTTTCGTCTACCCGGCGTACTACTC AGTCAAAGCCATCGAGAGTCCCAGCAAAGACGAcgacacaaaatggctgacctaCTGGGTGGTCTACGGAGTCTTCAGTCTGGGGGAGTTCTTCTCGGACATTTTCCTCTACTGGTTCCCCTTCTACTATGCCTTTAAG TGTTTGTTCCTGTTGTGGTGCATGGCCCCCGTGGCCTGGAACGGATCCCGGGTCCTCTACGACCGGGTGGTCCGCCCCGTTTTCCTCCGTCACGAAGCCGCCGTGGACAACATGGTCAGCGACCTCAGCGGCAAGGCCATGAGCGCGGCCGAGAACCTCACCAGGGAAG TTTTGTCCACCCTGGTGAAAAACAAAGCCTTGGTGTCCCCCGAAGCCAAAGGTTTGCCCAGTGCGACCGGAGATAGCGTTGAGAGAAGAAAAACGGTGGCTCGTCCGCGCGAACAGGAAGAGGTGCGTACCGCCCAAAGTCAGAGCCTTCAAAAACCGCAAGCGACGACGCCGAGCTCCTTGAAATGA
- the zgc:113223 gene encoding tetraspanin-33, which produces MRGYRGVKYFLFISCYVFWVLSAVLIAVGVYAKVAKEKDVVDTLALDPALLLMAVGSLTFFVTFLGCLGALRNAGCLLKTFASILALLLLLQLSAAIAAALFTDAVMERTEHLMMKAVVGYREDRDLENAIDFVQKKFRCCGVEGYKDWSGNVYFQCSDANPSLEACGVPFSCCVVHGNQSVPNTMCGFGAQLQERSLARRDVFPDGCLDKIAQWLKQNARMAGGLAGGLLLLQSCVMSLAWAQVCCINKVGRRAAARSAPKRPKDAVWLPAFADFDRQ; this is translated from the exons ATGCGAGGGTACCGCGGCGTCAAGTACTTCTTGTTCATCTCCTGCTACGTCTTCTGG GTGCTGAGCGCCGTCCTGATTGCGGTGGGAGTCTACGCCAAGGTGGCCAAGGAGAAAG ACGTGGTGGACACGCTGGCGTTGGACCCCGCCCTGCTCCTGATGGCCGTCGGCTCCCTGACTTTCTTCGTCACCTTCCTGGGATGTTTGGGGGCGCTGCGCAACGCCGGCTGCCTGCTGAAGACG TTCGCCTCCATCCTGGCGCTGTTGCTCCTCCTGCAGCTGAGCGCGGCCATCGCCGCGGCGCTCTTCACCGACGCG GTGATGGAGCGGACGGAGCATCTGATGATGAAAGCCGTCGTTGGCTATCGGGAGGACCGCGACTTGGAGAACGCCATCGACTTTGTCCAGAAGAAG TTCCGGTGCTGCGGCGTGGAGGGCTACAAGGACTGGTCCGGGAACGTCTACTTCCAGTGCTCCGACGCCAATCCCAGCTTGGAGGCCTGCGGCGTTCCCTTCTCCTGTTGCGTCGTCCACGGCAACCAG TCGGTGCCGAACACCATGTGCGGCTTTGGCGCGCAGCTGCAGGAGCGCTCGCTGGCCCGGCGCGACGTCTTCCCCGACGGATGTTTGGACAAGATCGCGCAGTGGCTCAAGCAAAACGCCAGAATGGCGGGCGGCCTGGCCGGTGGCCTGCTGCTCCTCCag AGCTGCGTGATGTCGCTGGCGTGGGCTCAGGTGTGCTGCATCAACAAAGTTGGGCGGCGCGCGGCGGCCAGGAGCGCGCCGAAGCGCCCGAAAGACGCCGTGTGGCTTCCCGCCTTCGCCGACTTTGACCGCCAATGA
- the reep6 gene encoding receptor expression-enhancing protein 6 isoform X2, producing MGLLSFLSAAKERAEKFLNEKNIVTDFLGKVEEKTGVKKKILAAGAVSVTGLYLVYGYGASLLCNLIGFVYPAYYSVKAIESPSKDDDTKWLTYWVVYGVFSLGEFFSDIFLYWFPFYYAFKCLFLLWCMAPVAWNGSRVLYDRVVRPVFLRHEAAVDNMVSDLSGKAMSAAENLTREVLSTLVKNKALVSPEAKGLPSATGDSVERRKTVARPREQEEPFLG from the exons ATGGGCCTGCTCAGCTTCCTGTCTGCGGCCAAAGAACGAGCCGAGAAGTTCCTCAACGAGAAGAACATCGTCACCGACTTCCTGGGCAAGGTGGAGGAGAAGACGGGAGTCAAGAAGAAGATCCTCGCCGCCG GTGCCGTCTCGGTGACGGGACTCTACCTGGTCTACGGTTACGGCGCCTCCCTGCTCTGCAACCTGATCGGTTTCGTCTACCCGGCGTACTACTC AGTCAAAGCCATCGAGAGTCCCAGCAAAGACGAcgacacaaaatggctgacctaCTGGGTGGTCTACGGAGTCTTCAGTCTGGGGGAGTTCTTCTCGGACATTTTCCTCTACTGGTTCCCCTTCTACTATGCCTTTAAG TGTTTGTTCCTGTTGTGGTGCATGGCCCCCGTGGCCTGGAACGGATCCCGGGTCCTCTACGACCGGGTGGTCCGCCCCGTTTTCCTCCGTCACGAAGCCGCCGTGGACAACATGGTCAGCGACCTCAGCGGCAAGGCCATGAGCGCGGCCGAGAACCTCACCAGGGAAG TTTTGTCCACCCTGGTGAAAAACAAAGCCTTGGTGTCCCCCGAAGCCAAAGGTTTGCCCAGTGCGACCGGAGATAGCGTTGAGAGAAGAAAAACGGTGGCTCGTCCGCGCGAACAGGAAGAG CCTTTCCTGGGTTGA
- the slc1a8a gene encoding LOW QUALITY PROTEIN: excitatory amino acid transporter 5 (The sequence of the model RefSeq protein was modified relative to this genomic sequence to represent the inferred CDS: inserted 2 bases in 2 codons): MDELLLAGGGEEDAGSERCFSAAADGGPARRLKRLLRAAGSRDAWLALRDFAKRNGLLTLSVAAVLSGCTLGFLLRGAQLSPQAKLYFSFPGELLMRMLKMLILPLITSSLMSGLSSMESRACCRMGVLTVTYYLWTTFIAVVVGIVLVVIIKPGAGTDMESHRLGGGPVMTSADALLDLIRNMVPSNLIEATFQQYKTDLLPILKVPVRTATPNFVYVLPGDAEGKGRTVVLELTPPPEVTYKTSPGSSQQMNVLGIVIFSATMGLLLGRMGERGAPLVNVCQCINECVMKIINAAVWYFPFGIVFLVAGKILDMQDPSTLGRKLGWYGVTVLAGLSVHGLVLLPLFYFLLTRKNPXTFIRGLLQALVIALATSSSSATLPITMKCLLEKCHVERQIARFVLPVGATINMDGTALYEAVAAIFIAQVNDYELDLGQLVTISITATAASIGAAGIPQAGLVTMVIVLTSVGLPXDDITLIVAIDWILDRFRTMINVLGDALAAGIIAHLCRKDFPLSGEGKSVPSYGTQGHADVPMTHVHTHKDGDERHAHTVYYNICQV; the protein is encoded by the exons ATGGACGAGCTCCTGCTGGCCGGAGGCGGCGAGGAGGACGCCGGCTCGGAACGTTGCTTCTCCGCGGCCGCAGACGGAGGGCCGGCGCGGCGCCTCAAGCGGCTCCTGCGCGCCGCCGGCAGCCGCGACGCCTGGCTGGCGCTGCGCGACTTTGCCAAGAGGAACGGCCTCCTCACCTTGTCCGTGGCGGCCGTGCTGAGCGGCTGCACGCTGGGCTTCCTGCTGAGGGGCGCGCAGCTCTCCCCGCAG GCCAAGCTCTACTTCTCCTTCCCCGGCGAACTGCTCATGAGGATGCTGAAGATGCTCATCCTGCCGCTCATCACCTCCAG CCTGATGTCGGGCCTGTCGTCGATGGAGTCTCGCGCGTGCTGCCGCATGGGTGTGCTGACGGTGACGTACTACCTGTGGACCACCTTCATAGCGGTGGTGGTGGGCATCGTGCTGGTGGTCATCATCAAGCCGGGCGCCGGCACCGACATGGAGAGCCACCGGCTGGGGGGTGGGCCCGTCATGACCTCGGCCGACGCCCTCCTCGACCTCATCAG GAACATGGTGCCCTCCAATCTGATCGAGGCCACCTTCCAGCAG TACAAGACGGACCTGCTGCCCATCCTGAAGGTGCCCGTTCGGACGGCGACGCCCAACTTTGTGTACGTGCTGCCCGGCGACGCCGAGGGCAAAGGTCGGACGGTTGTGCTGGAGCTGACGCCGCCGCCCGAGGTGACGTACAAGACCAGCCCGGGGAGCAGCCAGCAGATGAACGTGCTGGGCATCGTCATCTTCTCGGCCACCATGG GACTGTTGCTGGGCCGGATGGGCGAGCGCGGCGCGCCCTTGGTCAACGTGTGTCAGTGCATCAACGAGTGCGTCATGAAGATCATCAACGCCGCCGTGTG GTACTTCCCGTTCGGGATCGTCTTCCTGGTGGCCGGCAAGATCCTGGACATGCAGGACCCGAGCACTCTGGGCCGCAAGCTGGGCTGGTACGGCGTCACCGTGCTGGCCGGCCTCTCGGTGCACGGCCTGGTGCTGCTGCCGCTCTTCTACTTCCTGCTGACCCGCAAGAACC TCACCTTCATCCGCGGGCTGCTGCAGGCCTTGGTCATCGCCCTGGCCACCTCGTCCAG CTCGGCCACGCTGCCCATCACCATGAAGTGTCTGCTGGAGAAGTGCCACGTGGAGCGTCAGATCGCCCGCTTCGTGCTGCCCGTGGGCGCCACCATCAACATGGACGGCACGGCGCTCTACGAGGCCGTGGCCGCCATCTTCATCGCGCAGGTCAACGACTACGAGCTGGACTTGGGCCAGCTGGTCACCATCAG CATCACCGCCACGGCCGCCAGCATCGGTGCGGCCGGCATCCCTCAGGCCGGCCTGGTCACCATGGTGATCGTGCTCACCTCCGTGGGCCTGC CCGATGACATCACGCTCATCGTGGCCATCGATTGGATCCT GGACCGATTCCGCACCATGATCAATGTGCTGGGCGACGCCTTGGCGGCGGGCATCATCGCGCACCTGTGTCGCAAGGACTTCCCCCTCAGCGGCGAGGGAAAG agcGTCCCGTCATACGGCACGCAGGGGCACGCGGACGTGCCCATGACGCACGTGCACACGCACAAGGACGGCGACGAGAGGCACGCGCACACCGTCTACTACAACATCTGCCAAGTGTGA